A stretch of Polypterus senegalus isolate Bchr_013 chromosome 3, ASM1683550v1, whole genome shotgun sequence DNA encodes these proteins:
- the nudt3b gene encoding diphosphoinositol polyphosphate phosphohydrolase 1 isoform X3: protein MYTLKVLLVSSSRHPDRWIVPGGGMEPNEEPNVAATREVCEEAGVKGTLGRLVGVFENRDRKHRTYVYVLIVTEVLENWEDSVTIGKFSQKTQGRKREWFKIEDAIKALQFHKPVQASYFESFQQSCLTSNGTPLVAALSGDCNPSYSINQSSVSGIR from the exons GTTTTACTGGTGAGCAGCAGCCGTCACCCTGATAGGTGGATTGTGCCTGGAGGAGGGATGGAGCCGAACGAGGAGCCCAATGTCGCCGCTACGCGGGAGGTGTGTGAGGAG GCTGGTGTGAAAGGCACATTGGGAAGATTAGTAGGTGTGTTTGAG aaccgTGACAGAAAACATAGAACTTATGTTTACGTCCTTATTGTAACTGAGGTTCTGGAGAACTGGGAAGACTCTGTAACTATTGGTAAGTTTTCCCAGAAGACCCAAG GAAGAAAAAGGGAATGGTTCAAAATAGAGGATGCCATTAAAGCCCTGCAGTTTCACAAGCCAGTTCAAGCCTCGTACTTTGAATCTTTCCAGCAGAGCTGCCTCACCAGTAATGGGACACCCTTGGTGGCAGCATTATCCGGCGACTGTAACCCCAGCTACAGCATTAACCAGAGCTCTGTCTCTGGTATCAGATAA
- the nudt3b gene encoding diphosphoinositol polyphosphate phosphohydrolase 1 isoform X2: protein MMKLKSNQTRTYDGEGYKKRAACLCFKSESEEEVLLVSSSRHPDRWIVPGGGMEPNEEPNVAATREVCEEAGVKGTLGRLVGVFENRDRKHRTYVYVLIVTEVLENWEDSVTIGRKREWFKIEDAIKALQFHKPVQASYFESFQQSCLTSNGTPLVAALSGDCNPSYSINQSSVSGIR from the exons ATGATGAAGCTGAAGTCGAATCAGACGCGGACTTACGACGGAGAGGGTTATAAAAAGCGGGCCGCCTGTCTCTGCTTCAAGAGTGAAAGCGAGGAGGAG GTTTTACTGGTGAGCAGCAGCCGTCACCCTGATAGGTGGATTGTGCCTGGAGGAGGGATGGAGCCGAACGAGGAGCCCAATGTCGCCGCTACGCGGGAGGTGTGTGAGGAG GCTGGTGTGAAAGGCACATTGGGAAGATTAGTAGGTGTGTTTGAG aaccgTGACAGAAAACATAGAACTTATGTTTACGTCCTTATTGTAACTGAGGTTCTGGAGAACTGGGAAGACTCTGTAACTATTG GAAGAAAAAGGGAATGGTTCAAAATAGAGGATGCCATTAAAGCCCTGCAGTTTCACAAGCCAGTTCAAGCCTCGTACTTTGAATCTTTCCAGCAGAGCTGCCTCACCAGTAATGGGACACCCTTGGTGGCAGCATTATCCGGCGACTGTAACCCCAGCTACAGCATTAACCAGAGCTCTGTCTCTGGTATCAGATAA
- the nudt3b gene encoding diphosphoinositol polyphosphate phosphohydrolase 1 isoform X1, which yields MMKLKSNQTRTYDGEGYKKRAACLCFKSESEEEVLLVSSSRHPDRWIVPGGGMEPNEEPNVAATREVCEEAGVKGTLGRLVGVFENRDRKHRTYVYVLIVTEVLENWEDSVTIGKFSQKTQGRKREWFKIEDAIKALQFHKPVQASYFESFQQSCLTSNGTPLVAALSGDCNPSYSINQSSVSGIR from the exons ATGATGAAGCTGAAGTCGAATCAGACGCGGACTTACGACGGAGAGGGTTATAAAAAGCGGGCCGCCTGTCTCTGCTTCAAGAGTGAAAGCGAGGAGGAG GTTTTACTGGTGAGCAGCAGCCGTCACCCTGATAGGTGGATTGTGCCTGGAGGAGGGATGGAGCCGAACGAGGAGCCCAATGTCGCCGCTACGCGGGAGGTGTGTGAGGAG GCTGGTGTGAAAGGCACATTGGGAAGATTAGTAGGTGTGTTTGAG aaccgTGACAGAAAACATAGAACTTATGTTTACGTCCTTATTGTAACTGAGGTTCTGGAGAACTGGGAAGACTCTGTAACTATTGGTAAGTTTTCCCAGAAGACCCAAG GAAGAAAAAGGGAATGGTTCAAAATAGAGGATGCCATTAAAGCCCTGCAGTTTCACAAGCCAGTTCAAGCCTCGTACTTTGAATCTTTCCAGCAGAGCTGCCTCACCAGTAATGGGACACCCTTGGTGGCAGCATTATCCGGCGACTGTAACCCCAGCTACAGCATTAACCAGAGCTCTGTCTCTGGTATCAGATAA